A portion of the Kribbella jejuensis genome contains these proteins:
- a CDS encoding sensor histidine kinase — MSPKRSTRDWVVDSVAFVVAILLALFTYTDGRSDPVPHPLLVVDFWSGMALCLTLWFRRRWPVQLALLAAAISMYSDAASGPTLVLIMTVAVHKPWRTSIWVFAANLFATVVYVRIRHTQDWKTLLIIAVILYVALAGWGQYIRSRRQLLQTLRDRADRAETVATLQAEQAQLRAREEIAREMHDVLGHRLSLLSVHAGALAYRPDASTEEVAGAAEIIRASAHQALQDLREVIGVLRAPVGELPQPAFSDLPGLVAGSREAGIPVELTLDAAGPMPEHVGRTAYRIVQEGLTNAVKHAPGEPVTISVIGAPGNGLSVELRNPAPNRRRGDGQGLKGLSERAALVDGRLEHGRTPDGEFRLYAWLPWPA; from the coding sequence ATGAGCCCGAAGCGCAGCACCCGCGACTGGGTCGTGGACAGTGTCGCGTTCGTGGTCGCGATCCTGCTCGCGCTGTTCACCTACACCGACGGCCGGTCCGATCCGGTGCCGCACCCGCTGCTCGTCGTCGACTTCTGGTCGGGGATGGCGCTGTGCCTGACGCTCTGGTTCCGTCGCCGCTGGCCGGTCCAGCTCGCGCTGCTCGCCGCGGCCATCTCGATGTACTCCGATGCCGCTTCCGGGCCGACGCTCGTGCTGATCATGACCGTTGCCGTGCACAAGCCGTGGCGGACGTCGATCTGGGTCTTCGCGGCAAACCTGTTCGCAACGGTGGTCTACGTCCGGATCCGGCACACGCAGGACTGGAAGACGCTGCTCATCATCGCCGTCATCCTGTACGTCGCACTCGCCGGCTGGGGTCAGTACATCCGCTCGCGCCGGCAGCTCCTGCAGACGTTGCGCGACCGGGCCGATCGCGCCGAGACGGTGGCGACGTTGCAGGCCGAGCAGGCGCAGCTCCGGGCGCGGGAGGAGATCGCCCGTGAGATGCACGACGTACTCGGGCACCGGTTGTCGCTGCTGAGCGTGCACGCGGGCGCGCTGGCGTACCGCCCGGACGCGTCCACGGAGGAGGTGGCCGGCGCGGCGGAGATCATCCGCGCGAGCGCCCACCAGGCGTTGCAGGACCTGCGCGAGGTGATCGGCGTACTGCGGGCGCCCGTCGGAGAACTGCCGCAGCCGGCGTTCTCGGACCTGCCCGGACTGGTGGCAGGTTCGCGCGAGGCGGGGATCCCGGTCGAGCTGACCCTCGACGCGGCCGGCCCGATGCCCGAGCACGTCGGGCGTACGGCGTACCGGATCGTCCAGGAAGGACTGACGAACGCGGTCAAACACGCACCGGGCGAACCCGTCACGATCAGCGTGATCGGTGCCCCGGGCAACGGATTGTCCGTCGAACTACGGAACCCGGCACCGAACCGCCGCCGCGGCGACGGCCAAGGTCTGAAGGGCCTCAGCGAACGGGCCGCGCTCGTCGACGGCCGGCTCGAACACGGCCGCACCCCCGACGGGGAGTTCCGCCTGTACGCCTGGCTACCGTGGCCCGCATGA
- a CDS encoding glycine cleavage system protein R gives MSQLAVTVIGPDRPGIIADVTEALAGTGVNLEDSTMTLLRGHFAMMIVCAGPFDEVKSALEPLRGELVITVRKMGPEHEHAPIGAPYMLSVHGADRPGIVAAVTRMIASAGGTVTDLSTRLSGGLYVLTAEVELPPSAELDTLNRALEITAEELGVGVTLRPAESDEL, from the coding sequence ATGAGTCAGCTCGCAGTCACCGTCATCGGCCCGGACCGGCCGGGCATCATCGCGGACGTCACCGAAGCCTTGGCCGGTACCGGGGTCAACCTCGAGGACTCCACGATGACGCTGCTGCGCGGCCACTTCGCGATGATGATCGTCTGCGCCGGACCGTTCGACGAGGTGAAGTCCGCGCTCGAACCGCTCCGCGGCGAGCTCGTGATCACCGTCCGGAAGATGGGCCCGGAGCACGAGCACGCGCCGATCGGGGCGCCGTACATGCTCAGCGTGCACGGCGCAGACCGCCCGGGGATCGTGGCGGCGGTGACCCGGATGATCGCGTCCGCGGGCGGTACCGTCACCGACCTGTCGACCCGGCTGAGCGGCGGGCTGTACGTCCTGACCGCCGAGGTCGAGCTGCCGCCGTCGGCCGAACTGGACACGCTGAACCGGGCGCTCGAGATCACCGCCGAGGAGCTCGGCGTGGGCGTGACGCTACGACCGGCGGAGAGCGACGAGCTGTGA
- the def gene encoding peptide deformylase — protein MITDWSPALLEVQGSVLDVVRAPHPVLATESAPVDPLDPEMIQLAADLIATMRVSPGCVGLAAPQVGVAAQMFSLDVSGHPKTRTCHGVFVLCNAVVVEASRNEKAREGCMSVPDFTGDVKRATRLTVAGVLPGTTEQVTITTDAFEARALQHEIDHCNGKLFLDRVAGAHAVYPRKTYQ, from the coding sequence GTGATCACCGATTGGTCCCCTGCACTGCTGGAGGTCCAGGGCTCGGTGCTGGACGTCGTCCGCGCACCGCACCCGGTACTCGCGACCGAGAGCGCGCCGGTCGATCCGCTCGACCCGGAGATGATCCAACTCGCCGCCGACCTGATCGCGACCATGCGCGTCTCCCCCGGCTGCGTCGGCCTCGCCGCGCCGCAGGTCGGAGTCGCGGCGCAGATGTTCTCGCTGGACGTGAGCGGTCACCCGAAGACGCGTACCTGCCACGGCGTCTTCGTACTGTGCAACGCGGTCGTCGTCGAGGCCTCCCGCAACGAGAAGGCCCGCGAGGGCTGCATGTCCGTACCGGACTTCACCGGCGACGTGAAACGCGCAACCCGGCTCACGGTCGCCGGTGTCCTCCCCGGTACGACGGAACAGGTCACGATCACCACCGACGCCTTCGAGGCCCGCGCCCTGCAACACGAGATCGACCACTGCAACGGCAAACTCTTCCTCGACCGCGTCGCCGGCGCCCACGCCGTGTACCCCCGCAAGACGTACCAGTAA
- a CDS encoding YaaC family protein yields the protein MTVGESASVAYILETLGTHSEIAKVGRARFPGTIAERNALWREFRNYTRQAISNFQAAQLVPNRSAALLYYYAMMNFAKAELLDTHAGNIVDRRIGHGLSFSPTAAKTVSGDALIVRDGIFRLLYERRLGKTIRIGERLPVARLLTQIPEIASQLSTVDGGTCQVSGLFQMLARDAEQAWSLIAIADPGIPSGNNATRKLLARNFEEVERPPDWRDHFALSRAFSRSLTFHESLRKIDARGVNAIPVSTTRIIFDIDDILGTQSSEDSDAWIAPSLYKTRMLPMPPAFARYALTYYASSLVRYKPQMFDSQLHPEQAYLFDAIARELAVPMLQDTLSAISQKTVLFRRAGSWRT from the coding sequence ATGACGGTCGGCGAATCTGCGTCGGTTGCCTACATCCTAGAGACGCTCGGCACGCACTCTGAAATCGCCAAGGTCGGCAGAGCGCGTTTCCCCGGAACAATTGCAGAACGCAATGCCCTTTGGCGTGAATTCCGGAACTACACCCGACAGGCGATAAGCAACTTTCAAGCCGCGCAGTTGGTTCCGAACAGATCAGCGGCTCTACTCTATTACTACGCAATGATGAATTTCGCAAAGGCAGAACTACTCGACACGCATGCAGGCAATATCGTGGATCGGCGGATCGGTCACGGCCTGAGCTTTAGTCCAACCGCGGCGAAGACAGTGTCTGGCGACGCCCTCATCGTGAGGGATGGCATCTTTCGGTTACTCTACGAACGACGCCTTGGCAAGACAATTCGGATCGGTGAAAGACTGCCAGTCGCAAGACTTCTAACCCAGATCCCTGAAATCGCCTCCCAACTCAGCACCGTAGACGGTGGAACTTGTCAAGTCTCTGGGCTCTTCCAAATGCTTGCAAGAGATGCGGAGCAGGCATGGTCCCTCATCGCGATAGCGGACCCGGGTATTCCGAGCGGCAACAATGCTACTCGGAAGTTGCTTGCCCGAAACTTCGAAGAGGTCGAGCGTCCGCCAGACTGGAGGGATCATTTCGCTCTCAGTCGCGCATTCAGCCGATCGTTAACCTTTCATGAATCGCTGAGGAAAATTGACGCTCGAGGCGTGAATGCAATTCCAGTATCTACCACCCGAATCATATTCGATATTGATGACATCCTAGGTACGCAGAGTTCTGAAGATTCCGATGCTTGGATCGCACCCAGTCTGTATAAGACTCGAATGCTCCCAATGCCGCCAGCCTTCGCCCGTTACGCGCTAACATATTACGCATCGTCCCTGGTGCGATACAAACCTCAAATGTTCGACAGCCAGCTGCATCCAGAGCAGGCATACTTGTTTGACGCTATTGCCCGAGAGCTAGCCGTTCCGATGCTTCAGGACACCCTGTCCGCAATCTCTCAGAAAACTGTTCTCTTCCGTCGCGCGGGCTCGTGGCGGACATAA
- a CDS encoding DUF4190 domain-containing protein encodes MNPSRDFRDLDGADPWTLLGVRRDADADEIRRSYRKLSRSHHTDVGGDPSHQAKLNRAYEILTNPTRRAAYAQLLDGPPEPPPDDPPTDPFEWSTGPYQPPYTDPFIAPPYNDPPYQPTYQDIPDPYVAPPYHGPYTEQNQKRPINAKAVAALPTALLCMPLSITLAIQALRAMRWNGERGKTLAWLALIFDTLILAYFIGLFR; translated from the coding sequence ATGAACCCGAGCCGGGACTTCCGCGACCTGGACGGCGCCGACCCCTGGACCCTCCTCGGCGTACGCCGCGACGCCGACGCCGACGAAATCCGCCGCAGCTACCGCAAGCTGTCCCGCAGCCACCACACCGACGTAGGCGGCGACCCCTCCCACCAGGCCAAACTCAACCGCGCCTACGAGATCCTCACCAATCCAACCCGCCGCGCCGCCTACGCCCAACTCCTCGACGGCCCACCAGAACCCCCTCCCGACGACCCACCCACCGACCCCTTCGAATGGTCCACCGGTCCGTACCAGCCGCCCTACACGGACCCGTTCATAGCCCCGCCGTACAACGATCCGCCGTACCAGCCGACCTACCAAGACATCCCCGACCCGTACGTCGCCCCGCCGTACCACGGCCCCTACACCGAGCAGAACCAGAAACGCCCCATCAACGCCAAGGCAGTCGCCGCCCTCCCCACCGCTCTCCTCTGCATGCCCCTCTCAATAACCCTCGCCATCCAAGCCCTGAGAGCAATGCGCTGGAACGGCGAACGAGGCAAAACCCTCGCCTGGCTAGCCCTCATCTTCGACACCCTGATCCTGGCCTACTTCATCGGCCTGTTCCGCTAA
- a CDS encoding uracil-DNA glycosylase, translated as MKLRHPLTGELFESPVPPGTGWPEDPAASDTPVAHNPGEVVELAATDDLAELDARVSVCRACPRLVQWREDVAVGKRKSFADQPYWGRPIAGWGVAEPEILIVGLAPAANGGNRTGRVFTGDRSGDWLFAALHRVGLANQPTSEHAGDGLQLIRTRMIAAVRCAPPLNKPTPSERDTCAPWYRSELELVLPSTRAIICLGKFGYDALLAGLIALGADVPRPRPKFGHGVEYRILTPYGEVTVLGCFHPSQQNTFTGKLTEAMTDAVLTRAKELSTGTPKVS; from the coding sequence ATGAAGCTGCGGCATCCGTTGACGGGGGAGTTGTTCGAGAGTCCGGTGCCGCCGGGGACGGGCTGGCCGGAGGATCCGGCGGCGAGTGACACGCCGGTGGCGCACAATCCCGGCGAGGTCGTGGAGCTCGCCGCGACCGATGACCTCGCGGAGCTGGACGCCCGGGTGTCGGTCTGCCGGGCCTGTCCGCGGTTGGTGCAGTGGCGCGAAGATGTTGCCGTCGGCAAGCGCAAGTCGTTCGCGGACCAGCCGTACTGGGGCCGGCCGATCGCGGGCTGGGGCGTGGCCGAGCCGGAGATCCTCATCGTCGGTCTCGCCCCGGCCGCGAACGGCGGGAACCGGACCGGTCGCGTCTTCACCGGTGACCGTTCGGGCGACTGGCTGTTCGCCGCGCTGCACCGGGTCGGACTGGCGAACCAACCAACTAGCGAACATGCGGGCGACGGCTTGCAGCTGATCCGGACCCGGATGATCGCGGCCGTCCGCTGCGCGCCGCCTTTGAACAAACCGACGCCATCAGAGCGCGATACCTGTGCTCCTTGGTATCGCAGCGAGCTCGAGCTCGTACTCCCCAGCACCCGCGCGATCATCTGCCTCGGCAAGTTCGGGTACGACGCTCTGCTCGCGGGACTGATCGCGCTCGGAGCCGACGTACCGCGACCACGGCCGAAGTTCGGGCACGGCGTCGAATACCGGATCCTGACGCCGTACGGCGAGGTCACGGTCCTCGGCTGCTTCCACCCGAGCCAGCAGAACACCTTCACCGGCAAGCTCACCGAGGCGATGACCGACGCTGTGCTGACCCGGGCGAAGGAGTTGTCCACAGGTACGCCGAAGGTGAGTTGA
- a CDS encoding MFS transporter, with the protein MPVIRSGNPRVTLAVLATVVASFSMLQSLVSPALPVIQHDLHTTPGTVTWVFTALLLSVSVATPLLGRIGDMAGKERTLFVALAALAIGCLIAALAPNVGVLIAARIFQGVGGAVFPLSFGIIRDEFPAERVPSVVGVVSAIIAAGGGLGIVLAGPIVEWLGWRWLFWIPMAVVAIATVLVRRYVPESPSRVPGRIDWLAATFLSGWLIALLLPLSTGRSWGWGSLRTTGLFALAAVLFAGWIAVELRSRNPLIDMRMMRRPAVLTTNLVALLFGAAMFAVYAFVPQFLQIPKAAGFGFGASVTQAGLLMLPMLVTMAVAGSFSGPLAARFSAKTQVVSGSSMILIAALMFARFHDAQWQVALSTALFGVGLGLAYAAMTSLIVQNVPREQTGVATGMNANIRTIGGSIGTALASSIITGHVQRSGLPTEAGFTTTFYLLSAFAAAAVVLALAIPAARRLSPPTVVPRPEEKLAA; encoded by the coding sequence ATGCCTGTCATCAGGTCCGGCAACCCACGGGTGACGCTGGCGGTCCTCGCCACCGTGGTTGCCTCGTTCTCCATGTTGCAGTCGCTGGTCAGCCCGGCGCTGCCCGTCATCCAGCACGACCTGCACACCACCCCGGGCACGGTCACCTGGGTGTTCACCGCACTGCTGCTCTCGGTCTCCGTGGCGACCCCACTGCTCGGCCGGATCGGTGACATGGCCGGCAAGGAGCGCACGCTGTTCGTGGCGCTCGCCGCGCTCGCCATCGGCTGCCTGATCGCGGCCCTCGCGCCGAACGTCGGCGTACTGATCGCCGCCCGGATCTTCCAGGGCGTCGGCGGTGCCGTGTTCCCGCTCTCGTTCGGCATCATCCGGGACGAGTTCCCGGCTGAGCGTGTCCCGTCCGTGGTCGGCGTCGTCTCGGCCATCATCGCCGCCGGCGGCGGGCTCGGGATCGTGCTCGCCGGCCCGATCGTGGAGTGGCTCGGCTGGCGCTGGCTGTTCTGGATCCCGATGGCGGTGGTCGCGATCGCCACCGTGCTGGTACGGCGCTACGTCCCGGAGTCCCCGAGCCGCGTCCCCGGCCGGATCGACTGGCTGGCCGCGACGTTCCTGTCCGGATGGCTGATCGCGCTCCTGCTGCCGTTGAGCACCGGCCGCTCGTGGGGCTGGGGTTCCTTGCGTACGACGGGACTGTTCGCGCTGGCCGCCGTACTGTTCGCCGGCTGGATCGCGGTCGAGCTCCGGTCGCGGAACCCGCTGATCGACATGCGGATGATGCGCCGCCCGGCGGTCTTGACCACGAACCTGGTCGCGCTGCTGTTCGGTGCCGCGATGTTCGCGGTGTACGCGTTCGTCCCGCAGTTCCTGCAGATCCCGAAGGCGGCCGGGTTCGGCTTCGGTGCGAGCGTGACGCAGGCCGGTCTACTGATGCTGCCGATGTTGGTCACGATGGCGGTCGCCGGTTCGTTCAGCGGCCCGCTCGCGGCCCGGTTCAGCGCGAAGACGCAGGTGGTGTCCGGGTCGTCGATGATCCTGATCGCGGCGCTGATGTTCGCGCGGTTCCACGACGCGCAGTGGCAGGTCGCGCTGTCGACCGCGCTGTTCGGCGTCGGGCTCGGCCTGGCGTACGCCGCGATGACGAGCCTGATCGTGCAGAACGTCCCGCGCGAACAGACCGGCGTGGCCACCGGCATGAACGCCAACATCCGGACGATCGGCGGCTCGATCGGTACGGCGCTGGCCAGCTCGATCATCACCGGTCACGTCCAGCGGTCAGGTCTGCCGACCGAGGCCGGTTTCACCACGACGTTCTACCTGCTGTCCGCGTTCGCCGCCGCGGCCGTCGTACTGGCGCTGGCGATCCCGGCTGCCCGGCGGCTGTCCCCCCCGACCGTCGTCCCCCGCCCCGAAGAGAAGCTGGCTGCCTGA
- a CDS encoding TetR/AcrR family transcriptional regulator yields MSENRPALQVDVRRPQRADARRNFDALLAAARDAFATKGVGASLEDIARQAGVGIGTLYRNFPTRQDLLNAVYFGEIEELCIAADEAADLPPWEALTTWLQRFVGYAATKRAIWESLNREADSFQTAREAMYAAGTPLFERAQAAGEARTDVSFDDLLRMVSGLTAAGFVDQAQRDRVLAIALDGVRAR; encoded by the coding sequence GTGAGCGAGAACAGGCCGGCGTTGCAGGTCGACGTACGGCGGCCGCAGCGGGCGGACGCGCGGCGGAACTTCGACGCGCTGCTCGCCGCCGCCCGGGACGCGTTCGCGACCAAGGGCGTGGGGGCGTCACTGGAGGACATCGCCCGCCAGGCCGGTGTCGGCATCGGCACGCTGTACCGGAACTTCCCGACCCGTCAGGACCTGCTCAACGCGGTCTACTTCGGCGAGATCGAGGAACTGTGCATCGCCGCGGACGAGGCGGCCGACCTGCCGCCGTGGGAGGCGCTGACGACCTGGTTGCAGCGCTTCGTCGGGTACGCCGCGACCAAGCGCGCGATCTGGGAGTCGCTGAACCGCGAGGCCGACAGCTTCCAGACGGCACGCGAGGCGATGTACGCGGCCGGTACGCCACTGTTCGAACGCGCCCAGGCGGCGGGCGAGGCGCGCACGGACGTCTCGTTCGACGACTTGCTGCGAATGGTCAGCGGCCTGACCGCCGCCGGCTTCGTCGACCAGGCCCAGCGTGACCGCGTCCTGGCCATCGCCCTGGACGGCGTCCGCGCTAGGTGA
- a CDS encoding Ppx/GppA phosphatase family protein yields MSDRVAAIDCGTNSIRLLIADLADGQLVEVDRRMTIVRLGQGVDATGAFAPEALARVFKAAEDFAAVVQSQAVSRIRFVATSAARDVSNRDAFLDGIEQRLGVRPEIISGEEEAELSFRGATAALDLPAPYLVTDIGGGSTELVLGDATGVRAAQSLDIGSVRLTERHVTTDPTSVDELAAITHDIDALLDTTTVPLPEARALIAVAGTATTVAAVALDLPEYDRTAVHHARLTKAQLRATTTWLTESTHEDRAKVHSIHPGRVDVIGAGALILQRLVDRLPIETLTVSEHDILDGVALSLT; encoded by the coding sequence GTGTCTGACCGCGTCGCCGCAATCGACTGTGGGACGAACTCGATCCGTCTGCTGATTGCGGACCTGGCCGACGGTCAACTGGTCGAGGTGGATCGTCGGATGACGATCGTGCGGCTTGGGCAGGGTGTGGATGCGACGGGTGCGTTCGCGCCGGAGGCACTGGCGCGGGTGTTCAAGGCTGCTGAGGACTTCGCGGCTGTTGTTCAGTCCCAGGCCGTCAGCCGGATCCGCTTCGTCGCGACCTCCGCCGCCCGGGACGTCAGCAACCGCGACGCCTTCCTCGACGGCATCGAACAGCGCCTCGGCGTACGACCGGAAATCATCTCCGGTGAGGAGGAAGCCGAGCTCAGCTTCCGCGGCGCCACCGCCGCCTTGGACCTCCCAGCGCCGTACCTGGTGACAGACATCGGCGGCGGTTCCACCGAACTGGTCCTCGGCGACGCGACCGGCGTCCGAGCGGCCCAGTCTCTCGACATTGGTTCGGTACGCCTGACCGAACGCCACGTCACGACCGACCCGACGTCCGTAGACGAGCTTGCGGCCATCACCCACGACATCGACGCCCTGCTCGACACCACCACAGTCCCACTGCCCGAAGCCCGCGCCCTGATCGCGGTAGCCGGCACCGCCACCACCGTCGCCGCGGTAGCCCTCGACCTCCCCGAGTACGACCGAACCGCCGTACACCACGCCCGCCTCACCAAGGCTCAACTCCGCGCCACCACCACCTGGCTGACCGAGTCGACCCACGAGGACCGCGCCAAGGTCCACTCCATCCACCCCGGCAGAGTCGACGTGATCGGCGCCGGCGCCCTCATCCTCCAACGCCTGGTCGACCGCCTCCCGATCGAAACCCTCACGGTCTCCGAACACGACATCCTCGACGGAGTCGCCCTCTCCCTCACCTAG
- a CDS encoding DUF501 domain-containing protein encodes MSVSPTDQEAVSKQLGRTARGIRSVAHRCSCGLPDVVETEPRLPDGTPFPTTYYVTCPRLASAIGTLESSGLMKDMTDRLAEDSELAAKYRAAHESYLAHRESIEHVEEIAGITAGGMPTRVKCLHVLAGHSLAAGPGVNPLGDETLQALEDWGRRGPCV; translated from the coding sequence GTGAGCGTCAGCCCTACCGACCAAGAAGCAGTCAGCAAGCAGCTGGGCCGGACCGCGCGGGGCATCCGTTCGGTCGCGCACCGTTGCAGCTGCGGTCTCCCCGACGTGGTCGAGACCGAGCCGAGGTTGCCGGACGGTACGCCGTTCCCGACGACGTACTACGTGACCTGCCCGCGGCTCGCGTCCGCGATCGGGACGCTGGAGTCGTCGGGCCTGATGAAGGACATGACCGACCGCCTCGCCGAGGACTCCGAACTGGCCGCGAAGTACCGGGCCGCCCACGAGTCGTATCTCGCCCACCGCGAGTCGATCGAACACGTCGAAGAAATCGCCGGCATCACCGCGGGCGGCATGCCCACCCGCGTCAAATGCCTCCACGTCCTGGCCGGCCACTCCCTGGCAGCCGGCCCCGGCGTGAACCCCCTAGGCGACGAAACCCTCCAAGCCCTCGAGGACTGGGGCCGCCGGGGCCCCTGTGTCTGA
- a CDS encoding FtsB family cell division protein produces the protein MPSRRDSGARPGSRPSSRTQSRPPARRGEAPKRRTAGTPAEPVRTRGSRNLTGRAAVVLLVLGALIVSYAQSLRVWFDQHQQISALNQEIRDRQKRVGELNDEITRWGDDAYVKAQARQRLGWVMPGEVGYRVIGADGKPLGAPPEPTAPSDGTADTQKPTWYTKLWGSVQGAGTPPAPAAKPTPTPTPAELITPSPKVTR, from the coding sequence ATGCCGTCCCGTCGGGATTCCGGTGCACGCCCCGGCTCGCGTCCGTCGAGCCGGACCCAGTCGCGTCCACCGGCCCGGCGGGGCGAGGCCCCCAAGCGCCGTACGGCGGGGACGCCGGCCGAGCCCGTGCGGACCCGGGGGTCGCGCAACCTGACCGGGCGGGCGGCCGTTGTGCTGCTCGTGCTGGGCGCGTTGATCGTGTCGTACGCGCAGAGCCTGCGGGTGTGGTTCGACCAGCACCAGCAGATCAGCGCGCTGAACCAGGAGATCCGGGACCGGCAGAAGCGGGTCGGCGAGCTGAACGACGAGATCACCCGCTGGGGCGACGACGCTTATGTGAAGGCGCAGGCGCGGCAGCGGCTCGGCTGGGTGATGCCGGGCGAGGTCGGGTACCGGGTGATCGGCGCGGACGGCAAGCCGCTCGGGGCCCCACCGGAGCCGACGGCGCCCTCGGACGGTACGGCGGACACGCAGAAGCCGACCTGGTACACGAAGCTGTGGGGGAGCGTGCAGGGTGCGGGCACACCGCCGGCGCCGGCCGCCAAGCCGACCCCGACGCCCACGCCGGCGGAGCTCATCACCCCGTCGCCTAAGGTGACCCGGTGA
- the eno gene encoding phosphopyruvate hydratase, with protein MATIEAVGAREILDSRGNPTVEVEVLLDDDTIARAAVPSGASTGQFEAVELRDGDKERYSGKGVQKAVTAILEDIDKEIVGYDVHEQRLIDQALLDLDGTPNKAKLGANAILGVSLAVAKAAADSSGLPLFRYVGGPNAHVLPVPMMNILNGGAHADSNVDVQEFMIAPIGAATYGEALMQGAGVYHALKAVLKERGLSTGLGDEGGFAPDLPSNRDALDLILTAIEKAGLQPGKDIALAMDVAASEFHTDGVYAFEGGKKSADEMIAYYADLVASYPIVSIEDPLNEEDWEGWKSLTGQLGSKIQIVGDDLFVTNVERLQRGITEKAANSLLVKVNQIGSLTETLDAVDLAHRSGFTCMMSHRSGETEDTTIADLAVATNCGQIKSGAPARTDRVAKYNQLLRIEEELDDAATYAGRSAFPRFQG; from the coding sequence GTGGCCACCATCGAGGCCGTCGGCGCGCGCGAGATCCTCGACTCGCGCGGCAACCCCACTGTCGAGGTCGAGGTTCTGCTCGACGACGACACCATCGCCCGTGCGGCCGTCCCGTCGGGCGCGTCCACCGGCCAGTTCGAGGCCGTCGAGCTGCGCGACGGCGACAAGGAGCGGTACAGCGGCAAGGGCGTCCAGAAGGCCGTCACCGCGATCCTCGAGGACATCGACAAGGAGATCGTCGGGTACGACGTCCACGAGCAGCGGCTGATCGACCAGGCGCTCCTCGACCTGGACGGCACCCCGAACAAGGCCAAGCTCGGCGCGAACGCGATCCTCGGCGTCAGCCTGGCGGTCGCGAAGGCGGCCGCGGACAGCTCCGGCCTGCCGCTGTTTCGCTACGTCGGCGGCCCGAACGCGCACGTCCTGCCGGTGCCGATGATGAACATCCTCAACGGCGGCGCGCACGCGGACAGCAACGTCGACGTGCAGGAGTTCATGATTGCCCCGATCGGCGCGGCCACGTACGGCGAGGCGCTGATGCAGGGTGCGGGTGTCTACCACGCGCTGAAGGCGGTGCTGAAGGAGCGCGGCCTGTCCACCGGTCTCGGCGACGAGGGCGGTTTCGCGCCGGACCTGCCGAGCAACCGGGACGCGCTGGACCTGATCCTGACCGCGATCGAGAAGGCGGGCCTGCAGCCGGGCAAGGACATCGCGCTGGCGATGGACGTCGCGGCGAGCGAGTTCCACACCGACGGCGTGTACGCGTTCGAGGGCGGCAAGAAGTCCGCCGACGAGATGATCGCGTACTACGCCGACCTGGTCGCCTCGTACCCGATCGTCTCGATCGAGGACCCGCTGAACGAGGAGGACTGGGAGGGCTGGAAGAGCCTGACCGGTCAGCTCGGGAGCAAGATCCAGATCGTCGGCGACGACCTGTTCGTCACCAACGTCGAGCGGCTGCAGCGCGGCATCACCGAGAAGGCGGCGAACAGCCTGCTGGTCAAGGTGAACCAGATCGGCTCGCTGACCGAGACGCTGGACGCCGTCGACCTGGCGCACCGCAGCGGCTTCACCTGCATGATGAGCCACCGCTCCGGCGAGACCGAGGACACGACGATCGCCGACCTCGCGGTGGCGACCAACTGCGGCCAGATCAAGTCCGGCGCTCCGGCGCGGACCGACCGGGTCGCGAAGTACAACCAGCTGCTCCGGATCGAGGAGGAGCTCGACGACGCGGCGACGTACGCCGGTCGCTCGGCCTTCCCGCGCTTCCAGGGCTGA
- a CDS encoding RNA 2'-phosphotransferase — protein MSRDSRAISKLLRHTAGERGLTMSADGWAAIPDVLRLLNLSRDRLDLAVRENDKQRLQVDGDRIRACQGHSLENMPVTREALENSWERVYPDDLLWHGTNRGALPAIRREGLKPGRRTHIHLAPAKDSHVGRRTSVEVLLGVDCRDLEVYRAPNGVLLTREVPPDAIVRTDAVH, from the coding sequence GTGAGCCGCGACAGCCGGGCGATCTCCAAGCTGCTGCGCCACACGGCGGGTGAACGCGGTCTCACGATGAGTGCGGACGGCTGGGCTGCGATCCCTGACGTGCTGCGACTCCTCAACCTCTCGCGCGACCGCCTGGATCTGGCCGTTCGCGAGAACGACAAACAACGGTTGCAGGTCGACGGCGACCGGATCCGCGCCTGCCAGGGCCATTCGCTCGAGAACATGCCGGTGACACGTGAAGCGTTGGAGAACAGTTGGGAACGCGTGTACCCCGACGACCTTCTCTGGCACGGCACCAATCGGGGCGCTCTGCCCGCAATCCGGCGAGAGGGGCTCAAGCCGGGACGTCGTACCCACATCCATCTCGCACCCGCGAAGGACAGTCATGTCGGCCGGCGGACGAGCGTAGAAGTCTTGCTGGGCGTGGATTGCAGGGATTTGGAGGTCTATCGGGCCCCCAACGGAGTGTTACTGACGCGCGAGGTACCTCCGGATGCGATCGTTAGGACCGACGCGGTCCACTGA